The window CCACCGCCCGTACCCTGGACGCCGCCAAACCCGGCGCGCCGGTGGTGTATGCGGGCACGCGCCTGGACTTGTATGCGCTTAACGGTGGCTGTTGCGCCAAGGACCGCTTTGGCGCCGAAGCGCCGCGTTACCCAGGCGTGGATCTGCCGGCCAGTGCGTTGCTCGATACCTTGTTATTGCCGTTGTCGTTGCTGACGGTGATTGGCGTGGGGTTTCAGGCTACGGGTGGGTTGTAACCAGCGCTACAATCCAACATGGATGTAAGCTGGGCCACCGCTATCGCGAGCAGGCTCGCTCCCACATTGGTACGCATTCCTTCTGAAGAACTCGGTCAACTGTGGGAGCGAGCCTGCTCGCGATGGCGTCCGCCCAGGCGCCGCAATTATTTGCCCAACTTACGCAACTCATCCGACTCCACCACCCGCACCCCTTCCTGTTCTTCCAGGGCCAGGCGCCACATGGCGCGGGCCAGTTGGCAGGCTTCGATGCCGTGGTACTTGCCGGGGATCAGCCTCGACAAGGGGCCGGCCAATTGTTCGGCCAACCGCGGTTCGGTGCGTTCGCCCAGTAGCAGGGAAGGGCGGCAGAGGGTCAGCTGTGGCCAGTCCTGGGCCTTGAGGGCGGCTTCCATTTCGCCTTTGACCCGGTTGTAGAAAATCGAAGAACTCGGGTCAGCCCCCAGCGCGCTGATCACGATCAGGTGCCTTGCGCCCAGCTCCCGGGCGCGCTTGGCGAAGGCCACCACCAGGTCCAGGTCCACCGCGCGAAACGCCTGTTCTGAACCGGCCTTCTTGATGGTCGTGCCAAGGCAGCAGAATGCGATGTCCACCTGGCCACTGAGGCGGGGCAGCAGTTCGGCTGTTTCACCGACCGGGTTTTCCAGGTGTGGATGCTCGGCCAGCGGCCGGCGTGAAGGCGCCAATACACGTGTGATGGTCGGCTCGTTGAGCAGCCGGTCCAGTAGATGTTCCCCGGTCAACCCGGAAGCTCCGGCAAGCAAAACATGCTGAGGCGTCAAGTACATAGTGTTTCCCCCTTGATACGATTCAGCTTAGTTGCTCTTTTGGGCCTCGTCGTTCAATGCCGTACTTTGTAATGCTTTTCGCGCCTGTTGCTTGCGCAATAGCTGCCAATGGGAAAGGACGGTCCTGGGCGCCCAGATCTGCGGCTCGGAGGCTTCGAAATTGTCCGCCTGTTCTCGCTCGGCCACGGTGGCCTTGGCACGCTTGAAGGCTTGCTCAAGATCGTCGGTCTGGTTCAGTGCCTGGGCGAACAGCGCGTCGCCGAAGTAGGTGAAGTTGGCCTCCTCGGAGCAGCCGAACGACACCCGATCGGCGCGGGAAGCGGTCATGATCAAGGTGCGTTCATCCTTGAGCGCCGGGATGAAGCCGCCGGAGTAACAGGCTGAAATCACCACGATCTTGTCGCGATCCTTCAGCGGCGCCAGCACCACGGCCAGTTCATCGGCGGGCAGGTCGGCCAGTTCCATGCGCGGCTGGTCGAGCACCAGTTCGTGTTCGCTGGTGCCGTGGCTGGTCAGGTAGATGAAGATCAGGTCTTCCGGGCCGCTGCGTTCGGCCAGGGCGCTGGCGGCGCGGCGCAGGCTTTCGCGAGTGGCCATGGGCCGGTCACCGAGGTGATCGCGGTGGTTGACCAGGCGGATCTGGCCGAACGCGCCAAAACGGCTGGTGAGCATGTTGGCGACATAGTCGGACTCGCGCAGGAACACACTCTGCTTGCCGTCGCCGCCCACCGTCAGGCTGTACAGCTCCACCGCGGGCGTCGAGGCCGGGATATTGGCCAGGGCATTTTCCAACAGGCGCCCCTGGGCCAAAAGGCCGAGCTCGAGCACATCCGGCAGTAGCCGCCCGCCAGCGTCGCGTACTCGCAGGCCGTTGGCCCAGGTGCCGCTTTGCACGGTGCCATCGGTCAGCGCCAGGGTGCCGCGCCCGTGGTAGGTGTCGTTCTCGAACTGGCCGATATAAAAGCTGCCGTCGGGCAGGTTCAGCCGGCCCTCGCCGCTAAAGCGCCAGTCATTGAATTGACCGAGGTAGTGGCTGCCGTCGGCACCGATCAGTTGGCCCTTGCCGGTGAGCGCGCCTTCCCTGAACTGGCCGATCCAGACATCGCCGTCGGCATTTTCATAACGACCGCGACCGCTGAGCTGGTTGTTCTTGAACCCGCCGATGTAGACGTCGCCCTCGGCGCTGTTGAAGGTGCCTTTGCCCTGGAGCTGGCCGTCGACGAAATTGCCGGTGAACTGGTTGCCGCTGGCGTCGAAGCGCTGGCCTTCGCCGTTGGGTTTGCCGTTGACGAACGGCCCCTGGTATTGGCTGCCGTCCTCAAGCTCCAGGCGCCCGAAGCCGGAATAGCGGTCGGCCTTGAATTCGCCGCGGTAGACCATGCCGTGTTCCTTGAGCGTACCTTCACCGTCGCGCCGGCCTTGCTTGAAGCCGCCGGTGTAGCTGCTGGTGGGCGTGGTCAGGCTACCCTGGCCGTTGAACAGGCCCTGCTGGAACTGGCCGCGATAGACCTCGCCATTGCTGCCGTGCCATTCCCCGGTGCCGTGCCACTGGCCTTTGTCGAACTGCCCGGCGTACCAACTGCCGTTGGGGTAGTCGACACGCCCCTGGCCTTGCAGCAAACCGTCCACCAGGTCGCCGCGATAGCGTCCGCCGTCGGGCAGGCGCGCGTCGGGAGGCAACAGCGATTCGCCGTCGCCGCAAGCGGTGAGCAGCAGGGTCAGGGCCAAAGGGAGAAATGAGCGCATAACGGGATCCAGATAATCAGGTCACGAGTATGCCGTAGCAATGCGCGTCAGGAGAAGCGATGCGAAACTGCCGCAGCGGCTTCGCATCCGCGAGGGGCTACACGAAGCAGAGCGACAGGGGCTCAGCGATGTAGGCCGGTTTGTCCGAACCTTCGATTTCCAGGGTGGCGATGGCCTTGAGCAGCCATTGGCCGGGTTTCTTCTCGGTCACGTCCACCAGGTCGACCTTGAGGCGGACCTTGGAGTCGACTTTCACGGGCTGGATGAAGCGCACGCTGTCCAGCCCGTAGTTGACGACCATCTTCACGCCTTCGGGCAGGATCAGGATGTCTTCCATGAGCTTGGGCATCAGCGACAGCGACAGGAAACCGTGGGCGATGGTGCTGCCGAACGGTGTCTGCGCGGCCTTGACCGGATCGACGTGGATGAACTGAAAGTCGCCAGTGGCTTCGGCGAACAGGTTAATGCGATCCTGATCGATGGTAAGCCATTCGGAACGTCCAAGTTCCTTGCCGACATAATCTTTGAGCGCTGCAACGGGAACGTAGGGCATTGAGACTCTCCTTGGGTTCATCGGTTTTGTCTTTTTTGGAACGGGGATCGGCGTCCCCGGAGAACCACTGTAGATCAACATGACGGGCAGGGCAGGTCATCGACCATGCTTTTTACGAATGCCGACCCATAGCGCGGGCGTGCTTATAATGCGCGCGCATTGTTTGCGTACGTGTTGCTGGGGAGGATGAAGGATGTTGCTACGGGGCCTGACCTGGCTGGTGCTGTTCCAATTGCTGGGCACCGCCATCAATCATTTGTTCCTGCCGGTGCTGCCGGGGCCGATCATTGGCCTGCTGTTGCTGCTGGGCTATCTGGTCATCCGTGGTGAAGTCGGCGAGCCATTGAACCTGGCGGCCGGCAGCCTGCTGCGCTACTTGCCGTTGCTGCTGGTGCCGCCAGCGGTGGGGGTGATGGTGTACGCCCGGGCCATCGCTGCCGATTTCTGGGCCATTGTCGGTGCGTTGGTGCTGTCGTTGATCCTGTCCATGGCGTTTACCGGTGTGCTGATGCAACGCCTGGCCCGGCGTCACGCCCCCGAGTCGGAGGATGGGCAATGATGCTTGACTGGCAGGGCGCCTGGAGTTCGGTGATCCATCATCCGCTGTTCGGTATCGGCATCACCCTGGGCGCCTATCAACTGGTGCTGGCGGCGTTCGAAAAGACCCGCTGGGTGTTTCTGCAGCCGGTGCTGATGTCGATGTTGCTGCTGATCGGTGTGCTGGTCGGCTGCGGCATCAGCTACGCCGAGTACCGTGAGAGCACGGAAATTCTCAGCATTCTGCTGGGGCCGGCCACCGTCGCGCTGGCGGTGCCCTTGTACCTGAACCTGCGACGGATCCGGCAATTGTTCTGGCCGATTTTTACTACGCTGGTGATAGGCGGGGTGTTCGCCACGGGCTCTGCGGTGGTGTTGGGCTGGGCTTTTGGCGCCGAACACATGATCCTGATGACCATGGCGCCCAAGTCGGTGACTTCACCGATCGCCATGCTGGTGGCCGAGCAGATCGGCGGCGTAGCGGCCATGGCGGCGGTGTTTGTGTTGATCACCGGGGTGCTCGGGGCGATTCTGGGCCCGAGCATTCTGACTAGGCTTGGGGTCCATAGCCCTGAAGCCCGTGGCATGGCCCTGGGCCTGACCGCTCACGCGGTCGGCACGTCCGTGGCGTTGCAGGAAAGCGAAGAGTCCGGCGCCTTTGCGGCGCTGGCGATGAGTCTGATGGGCGTGGCCACGGCGGTGTTGCTGCCGTTGGTGGTGTCGATGACGGTTTAAGGAACTGCTTATGAGCTTGCCGCTTTTCCCGTTGAACACGGTACTGTTCCCCGGTTGCATCCTCGATTTGCAGATTTTCGAGGCGCGTTACCTCGATATGATCGGTCGCTGCATGAAAATGGGCGAGGGGTTCGGCGTGGTGTGCATCCTCGATGGCGAGGAAGTCGGTATCGCCCCCGACGGCTTTGCGCGGGTGGGCTGTGAAGCGCGAATCACCGATTTCTCCCAGCAGGACAACGGGCTGCTGGGCATTCGTGTGCAGGGTGGACGACGTTTTATCGTGCACAGCAGCAGTGTCCAGGCCGATCAACTGACCGTCGCTGAAGTCGAGTGGCTGGAGGATGAGCCGGAACAACCGCTGCAGGATGAGGATGCCGACCTGGTGGCGCTGCTCAAGGCCCTGGCCGAACACCCGATGGTCGAGGCCCTGAACATGGGCACCGAAGCCACCGGCCAGCAGTCGCTCGCCAATCAACTGGCCTACCTGCTGCCCTTCAATGAACTGGACAAGCTCGACCTGCTGCAACTCGATGATCCTCAGCAGCGGCTGGATGCAATCCAGGCGTTGCTTGATGAGTTGCAGGGCGAACTGTTCGCCTGAGGCGCTAATCACTGACCAGGCTGATCTCTTGTGGGAGCGAGCTTGCTCGCGATAGCTGGCTGCCGGCCTCAATAGGCATACCGCAGCATCCCATTGGGCAGGTGGCGCAGTGCGAAGAAGCTGAATGCCGCCACCATCGCCGGCAGAATCAACCACCAGATTTTCGGCGGCATGGCCGGCAGCGGGGTCTGGCGCTGGCTCAGCCAGAGCATCGCTGCGCAGACACAGGCGGCGAGCATGGCGCCGGCGACGATGTCGCTCGGCCAATGGGCACCCAGATACACCCGCGACAGGGCAATGGCCAACGCCGGCAAACAGCCCAGCAACAGCCAGGTCAGGCGCAGGCGTGGCGGTTGCCCGCGACCGGCCAGGATGGCCAGCGCCAGGAACAGGGCAAAGGCGCCGGAGGCATGACCGCTGGGCATGCTGTAGCTGGTCAGCGGCTCGCTCAGGACTTCCGGGCGTACACGGGCGAAAAAGTGCTTGGTGCCGGTATTGGCCAATGCGGTGAACAGCATCGTGGCCCCGGCAAAGATTGCCTGGCGCCATTGGCGCGCCAGCAATAGCAACCCGGTCAGCAGGGCGCTGAAAATCAGCATGTAGTGGAATTCGCCGATCAGCGTGAAGGTCACGGCGATTTCGTCCATTGTCGGGCTGCGATGTTCCTGGACCAGCGCCACCAGCCCCTGATCGAAAGCTGTGAGGTAGCGAAAGCCGATGAACAGCCCGATCAGGATCACCAGGCCCAGACCTGCGATCAGCGCTGAGGCATGTCGATGGCGCCGCAGGCTGCTGTTGACGCTCAATGCGATCATCACCGCGATGCTGCCAATCACGACACCGGCCTGTGGCCAGAAACCCTCGGGCAACGGCAGGCGGATCGCTGCGCCAGTGGCCCAGCCGGGCAGCAGGTACGCCACGCTCCAGCCGGCGGCGGCCAACAGGCTGACGGCGGCGAAGCGCGGGAAGGGCATGTCGAACATCCCGGCCACCATCGGCAACATGGGTCGCAGCGGGCCAATGAAGCGCCCTACCAGCAGGCTGGCGATGCCGTAGCGCTGGAAATAGCTTTCCGCCGCGCTCATCCATTCGGGGTGATGCCGCAGCCCCGGCAGGCGCCGGATGTTCTGGTGAAAATGCCTGCCCAGGAAATACGACACCAAGTCCCCCAGCAAACCGCCCAGCAGGCCCAGCAGCAAAGTCTCGCCCAGGGACAACGCGCCGCTGCCGGCCAGGACCGCGACCGCAAACAACAGCACCGTACCCGGCACGAGCAACCCAGCGATGGCCAGGCACTCTACACAGGCAACGATAAACACCGCCGCCGCCAGCCATTGCGGGTTGGCGGTCAGCCAGCCAGTGATGCTATCGAGCCATGGGCCCATAAAAACAACTCCATTTCCATTGAGCATTAAGCGGCATGCATTTTTTACTGTGGGAGCGAGCCTGCTCGCGATAGCGGTGTATCAGCCAACCTCTGATTCGACTGACCTGGCGCCATCGCGAGCAGGCTCGCTCCCACAGGGTTGGGCAGTGTGGCGTTCAGGAAAGCAAAAAATAATCCCGCCCTTCGACCTGTCCGCGACGCAGCGGGTTCCGCGTGCACCAGGGTGCGTAGGCCGCGTCGACGAAGCGGTAGAGCAGGTGTTCATCCCGTCCCAGTGGGATGCCCAGGCGGGTAGTCTGGATCACGTTGACTGTCGGCACGCCCACGTCTTCCACCAGCAAGCGTTCCGGGTCGAAGCGTTTGGCATCCCACTGCGGCACTTTCAGCCCCAGGGCCTTGCACAACAACGTCTGGCCGGCGCAAAGCTTTTGCGAGGGGCGCGGGCGGCCTTGGGCGTCGGGGTTGTTGAGCAGCATCTGCGCCAGGCTCGCCGGGCCGGAAACAGTATCGACCCACGGGTATGCCGATTTGATCAGCACCGCATTGCCGGGGCCATGGGCGCTGAAATTCAGCGAATCGCCACCCCGGGCGTAATACATATAGATGTGGCCGCCATCCAGAAACAAAGCCTTACGTTTTTCCGTGTAGCCCAGCGAAGCGTGGCTGCCCTTTTCAGCGAAGTAATAGGCTTCGGTTTCGATGATCCGCGCGCTGAGCCACAGGTCACCGACCTTGTGGCGAATGACTTTGCCCAGCAGGTCACGGGCGAGCACCTGGGCATCGCGATCAAAAAAACTGTCCGGCAGGGCGTTTGGCAGTGGGGGCGAATCGGTCATGGCGTGAGACGAAGGGAGGCCAAAGGAAGCGCGATGATAGCAATGGAAAGCTTAATCGGCGCTGAACAGCGACTATTTGTACAGGTTTTGCTCTTCCGCCGGTCACCACTGTGAGTCCACGCTGTTAGTCGAGGGATACGACAGCTATAATCTGCCGCTTTCCCCTTTGCCAAGACCACACAGACCATGACTGAGTCCGTTCTTGACTACATGACCCGCCTGGGTCGCGCCGCTCGCCAGGCGTCGCGCATCATCGGCCGTGCCAGCACCGCGCAGAAAAACCGCGCCCTGCTGGCCGCCGCCAATGCGCTGGACGCCGCTCGCGCCGAGTTGTCCGCCGCCAATGAGCTGGACCTGGCCGCCGGCCGGGCCAACGGCCTCGAGCCGGCCATGCTCGAACGCCTGGCGCTGACCCCGGCACGCATCGACGGCATGATCGTCGGTCTGCGCCAGGTCGCGGCGCTGCCGGACCCGGTCGGGGCCATCCGGGACATGAGCTATCGGCCGTCGGGTATCCAGGTCGGCAAGATGCGCGTGCCCCTGGGCGTGGTCGGCATCATCTACGAGTCGCGGCCGAACGTGACCATCGATGCTGCGAGCCTGTGCCTGAAGTCGGGTAACGCGACCATCCTGCGCGGTGGTTCCGAGGCCATTCATTCCAACCGCGCGATTGCCGCCTGCATCCAGCGCGGTCTGGCCGAAGCCGATCTGCCGGCGGCCGTGGTGCAAGTGGTGGAAACCACCGACCGCGCCGCGGTCGGCGCACTGATCACCATGCCCGAGTTCGTCGACGTCATCGTGCCCCGTGGCGGCAAGGGCCTGATCGAACGGGTCAGCCGCGACGCCCGCGTGCCGGTGATCAAGCACCTGGACGGCATCTGCCACGTTTACGTCAGTGCCCACGCCGAGTTGCCCAAAGCCCAGCGCATTGCCTTCAACGCCAAGACTTACCGCTATGGTATCTGCGGCGCGATGGAAACCCTGCTGGTGGACCAGGCCGTTGCCCAGGACTTCCTGCCGGCGATGGCCGCCCAGTTCCGCGAAAAAGGCGTCGAGCTGCGCGGTTGCCAACGCACCCGGGCAATCATTGAGGCGGCCGAGGCCACCGAAGAAGACTGGAACACCGAGTACCTGGCGCCGATCCTGTCGATCCGCGTGGTCGACGGGCTGGACCAGGCCATCGAGCACATCAATCGCCATGGTTCCCACCACACCGACTCCATCGTCAGCGAACACCAGGGTGAAACCCGGCGTTTCGTGGCCGAAGTGGACTCGGCGTCGGTGATGATCAACACCCCGACCTGTTTCGCCGACGGCTTCGAATACGGATTGGGTGCCGAGATCGGCATTTCTACTGATAAGCTGCACGCCCGTGGCCCGGTGGGC is drawn from Pseudomonas rhizophila and contains these coding sequences:
- a CDS encoding YceK/YidQ family lipoprotein encodes the protein MNKLLVVLLALQLTGCATARTLDAAKPGAPVVYAGTRLDLYALNGGCCAKDRFGAEAPRYPGVDLPASALLDTLLLPLSLLTVIGVGFQATGGL
- a CDS encoding oxidoreductase, with amino-acid sequence MYLTPQHVLLAGASGLTGEHLLDRLLNEPTITRVLAPSRRPLAEHPHLENPVGETAELLPRLSGQVDIAFCCLGTTIKKAGSEQAFRAVDLDLVVAFAKRARELGARHLIVISALGADPSSSIFYNRVKGEMEAALKAQDWPQLTLCRPSLLLGERTEPRLAEQLAGPLSRLIPGKYHGIEACQLARAMWRLALEEQEGVRVVESDELRKLGK
- a CDS encoding C13 family peptidase; protein product: MRSFLPLALTLLLTACGDGESLLPPDARLPDGGRYRGDLVDGLLQGQGRVDYPNGSWYAGQFDKGQWHGTGEWHGSNGEVYRGQFQQGLFNGQGSLTTPTSSYTGGFKQGRRDGEGTLKEHGMVYRGEFKADRYSGFGRLELEDGSQYQGPFVNGKPNGEGQRFDASGNQFTGNFVDGQLQGKGTFNSAEGDVYIGGFKNNQLSGRGRYENADGDVWIGQFREGALTGKGQLIGADGSHYLGQFNDWRFSGEGRLNLPDGSFYIGQFENDTYHGRGTLALTDGTVQSGTWANGLRVRDAGGRLLPDVLELGLLAQGRLLENALANIPASTPAVELYSLTVGGDGKQSVFLRESDYVANMLTSRFGAFGQIRLVNHRDHLGDRPMATRESLRRAASALAERSGPEDLIFIYLTSHGTSEHELVLDQPRMELADLPADELAVVLAPLKDRDKIVVISACYSGGFIPALKDERTLIMTASRADRVSFGCSEEANFTYFGDALFAQALNQTDDLEQAFKRAKATVAEREQADNFEASEPQIWAPRTVLSHWQLLRKQQARKALQSTALNDEAQKSN
- a CDS encoding MaoC family dehydratase codes for the protein MPYVPVAALKDYVGKELGRSEWLTIDQDRINLFAEATGDFQFIHVDPVKAAQTPFGSTIAHGFLSLSLMPKLMEDILILPEGVKMVVNYGLDSVRFIQPVKVDSKVRLKVDLVDVTEKKPGQWLLKAIATLEIEGSDKPAYIAEPLSLCFV
- a CDS encoding CidA/LrgA family protein, whose amino-acid sequence is MLLRGLTWLVLFQLLGTAINHLFLPVLPGPIIGLLLLLGYLVIRGEVGEPLNLAAGSLLRYLPLLLVPPAVGVMVYARAIAADFWAIVGALVLSLILSMAFTGVLMQRLARRHAPESEDGQ
- a CDS encoding LrgB family protein, with the translated sequence MMLDWQGAWSSVIHHPLFGIGITLGAYQLVLAAFEKTRWVFLQPVLMSMLLLIGVLVGCGISYAEYRESTEILSILLGPATVALAVPLYLNLRRIRQLFWPIFTTLVIGGVFATGSAVVLGWAFGAEHMILMTMAPKSVTSPIAMLVAEQIGGVAAMAAVFVLITGVLGAILGPSILTRLGVHSPEARGMALGLTAHAVGTSVALQESEESGAFAALAMSLMGVATAVLLPLVVSMTV
- a CDS encoding LON peptidase substrate-binding domain-containing protein, translated to MSLPLFPLNTVLFPGCILDLQIFEARYLDMIGRCMKMGEGFGVVCILDGEEVGIAPDGFARVGCEARITDFSQQDNGLLGIRVQGGRRFIVHSSSVQADQLTVAEVEWLEDEPEQPLQDEDADLVALLKALAEHPMVEALNMGTEATGQQSLANQLAYLLPFNELDKLDLLQLDDPQQRLDAIQALLDELQGELFA
- a CDS encoding bifunctional DedA family/phosphatase PAP2 family protein gives rise to the protein MGPWLDSITGWLTANPQWLAAAVFIVACVECLAIAGLLVPGTVLLFAVAVLAGSGALSLGETLLLGLLGGLLGDLVSYFLGRHFHQNIRRLPGLRHHPEWMSAAESYFQRYGIASLLVGRFIGPLRPMLPMVAGMFDMPFPRFAAVSLLAAAGWSVAYLLPGWATGAAIRLPLPEGFWPQAGVVIGSIAVMIALSVNSSLRRHRHASALIAGLGLVILIGLFIGFRYLTAFDQGLVALVQEHRSPTMDEIAVTFTLIGEFHYMLIFSALLTGLLLLARQWRQAIFAGATMLFTALANTGTKHFFARVRPEVLSEPLTSYSMPSGHASGAFALFLALAILAGRGQPPRLRLTWLLLGCLPALAIALSRVYLGAHWPSDIVAGAMLAACVCAAMLWLSQRQTPLPAMPPKIWWLILPAMVAAFSFFALRHLPNGMLRYAY
- a CDS encoding DNA-3-methyladenine glycosylase, which codes for MTDSPPLPNALPDSFFDRDAQVLARDLLGKVIRHKVGDLWLSARIIETEAYYFAEKGSHASLGYTEKRKALFLDGGHIYMYYARGGDSLNFSAHGPGNAVLIKSAYPWVDTVSGPASLAQMLLNNPDAQGRPRPSQKLCAGQTLLCKALGLKVPQWDAKRFDPERLLVEDVGVPTVNVIQTTRLGIPLGRDEHLLYRFVDAAYAPWCTRNPLRRGQVEGRDYFLLS
- a CDS encoding glutamate-5-semialdehyde dehydrogenase, which codes for MTESVLDYMTRLGRAARQASRIIGRASTAQKNRALLAAANALDAARAELSAANELDLAAGRANGLEPAMLERLALTPARIDGMIVGLRQVAALPDPVGAIRDMSYRPSGIQVGKMRVPLGVVGIIYESRPNVTIDAASLCLKSGNATILRGGSEAIHSNRAIAACIQRGLAEADLPAAVVQVVETTDRAAVGALITMPEFVDVIVPRGGKGLIERVSRDARVPVIKHLDGICHVYVSAHAELPKAQRIAFNAKTYRYGICGAMETLLVDQAVAQDFLPAMAAQFREKGVELRGCQRTRAIIEAAEATEEDWNTEYLAPILSIRVVDGLDQAIEHINRHGSHHTDSIVSEHQGETRRFVAEVDSASVMINTPTCFADGFEYGLGAEIGISTDKLHARGPVGLEGLTCEKYIVVGDGQLRGQEPV